A genomic window from Glycine max cultivar Williams 82 chromosome 17, Glycine_max_v4.0, whole genome shotgun sequence includes:
- the LOC100814087 gene encoding probable protein phosphatase 2C 34 encodes MVLFPSFVNGLVRTVSIKKEKNCQKEDGRKAVEELAKEARKNELLLSSSGVVKSTKANNFVSVFTNRGQKGVNQDRLLVWEEFGCQQDMMFCGVFDGHGPWGHFVAKRVRKLVPAVLLCNWQENLAATSLDLDFKMEADKNIHGLDIWKQSYIKTCAAVDQDLKQHTGIDSFLSGSTALTIIKQGEYLTIANIGDCRAVLATTSDDGILTPHQLTTDFKPNLPQEAERITQSRGRVFCMEDEPGVYRVWMPNGKTPGLAISRAFGDHCMKDFGLISVPDVTHRKITTRDQFVILATDGVWDVISNQEAVKIVSATSHKEKAAQRLVKCAIHEWKRKKSGIAMDDMSAICLFFHSSPSHQLPPAIKIVD; translated from the exons ATGGTCCTTTTCCCATCTTTTGTGAATGGATTGGTAAGAACTGTGTCAATCAAGAAAGAGAAGAATTGTCAAAAGGAGGATGGAAGAAAAGCTGTGGAAGAATTGGCAAAggaagcaaggaagaatgaattGCTATTGAGTTCATCTGGAGTTGTGAAGTCAACCAAGGCCAACAATTTTGTTTCTGTGTTCACTAATAGGGGCCAGAAAGGAGTCAATCAGGATCGTCTTCTTGTTTGGGAG GAATTTGGTTGCCAACAAGACATGATGTTCTGTGGAGTTTTTGATGGGCATGGTCCATGGGGACACTTTGTAGCCAAAAGGGTTAGGAAGTTAGTACCAGCCGTTTTGCTATGCAATTGGCAGGAAAATCTGGCTGCAACATCACTTGACCTGGATTTTAAAATGGAAGCTGACAAAAATATCCATGGATTGGACATATGGAAACAATCTTACATAAAGACTTGTGCTGCCGTTGATCAGGATCTGAAGCAGCACACTGGGATTGATTCCTTCCTAAGTGGCTCTACAGCATTGACAATTATCAAACAG GGTGAATATCTTACTATAGCAAACATAGGTGATTGTAGGGCTGTCTTGGCAACTACTTCAGATGATGGCATATTAACTCCACATCAGCTTACCACTGACTTCAAGCCAAATTTACCTC AGGAGGCAGAACGCATAACACAATCCAGAGGGAGGGTATTTTGTATGGAAGATGAACCAGGAGTGTACAGGGTCTGGATGCCAAATGGTAAAACACCAGGACTAGCAATATCTAGAGCTTTTGGAGACCACTGCATGAAGGACTTTGGACTAATCTCCGTGCCTGATGTCACACACAGAAAAATTACCACCAGGGATCAATTTGTCATCTTGGCAACAGATGGG GTATGGGATGTTATATCCAACCAGGAAGCAGTGAAGATTGTTTCAGCAACGTCACATAAAGAAAAAGCTGCTCAAAGGCTTGTGAAATGTGCCATACATGAATGGAAACGGAAAAAAAGTGGCATTGCGATGGATGATATGTCAGCTATTTGCCTCTTCTTTCACTCTTCCCCCTCTCATCAACTCCCCCCAGCCATCAAAATTGTTGATTAA